In one Bacillus thuringiensis genomic region, the following are encoded:
- a CDS encoding TetR/AcrR family transcriptional regulator, whose protein sequence is MKKNRPKYNQIIDAAVIVIAENGYHQAQVSKIAKQAGVADGTIYLYFKNKEDILISLFQEKMGEFVETIRQKTAGIESAVSKLFMLVETHFLLLSQNDPLAIVTQLELRQSNQDLRLKINEVLKGYLQVMDEILETGIKQGEFQADLNVRVARQMIFGTVDEVVTNWVMSDHKYDLVALSKTVHGLLIAACGYRQ, encoded by the coding sequence GTGAAGAAAAATAGACCGAAATACAATCAAATTATTGATGCGGCAGTCATTGTGATTGCGGAAAATGGGTACCACCAAGCGCAAGTTTCTAAAATCGCAAAGCAAGCTGGGGTAGCTGATGGCACGATTTATTTATATTTTAAAAATAAAGAAGATATATTAATATCCTTATTCCAAGAGAAGATGGGAGAATTTGTCGAAACAATTCGTCAAAAAACAGCAGGAATTGAAAGCGCTGTATCGAAGTTATTCATGTTGGTAGAAACGCACTTCTTGCTGTTGTCGCAAAATGATCCTCTTGCTATCGTTACGCAATTAGAGCTGAGGCAGTCCAATCAAGACTTGCGCCTTAAAATAAATGAAGTATTAAAAGGCTACTTACAAGTTATGGATGAGATTTTAGAGACTGGTATAAAACAAGGTGAATTTCAAGCAGATTTAAATGTTCGCGTGGCAAGACAAATGATCTTTGGAACAGTAGATGAAGTTGTGACCAATTGGGTAATGAGCGATCATAAGTATGATCTGGTCGCACTTTCAAAAACGGTACACGGGCTACTTATTGCAGCTTGTGGCTATCGTCAATAA
- a CDS encoding BclA C-terminal domain-containing protein, producing MSSWSNNINGYCGCNNQNGVHVDSCCFSCDGTVPKVGPTGPTGATGATGDTGPTGATGDTGPTGATGATGDTGPTGATGDTGPTGATGATGPTGATGITGATGPTGATGITGATGITGVTGPTGATGATGITGATGPTGATGSTGVTGVTGSTGATGATGTSITATYAFANNTSGTAISVLLGGTNVPLPNNQNIGPGITVSAGNTVFTAANAGNYYISYSINITASLLVSSRITINGAPLAGTINTPALATTSFSATIITTLAAGSAISLQLFGLLAVATLSTTTPGAVLTIIRLS from the coding sequence ATGTCTTCATGGAGCAATAACATAAATGGATATTGTGGGTGTAATAATCAAAATGGTGTACATGTTGATTCATGCTGTTTTAGTTGCGATGGGACAGTCCCTAAAGTTGGTCCAACAGGTCCGACGGGGGCAACAGGAGCGACAGGCGACACAGGTCCAACGGGAGCAACAGGCGATACAGGTCCAACGGGGGCAACAGGAGCAACAGGCGACACAGGTCCAACGGGAGCAACAGGCGATACAGGTCCGACGGGGGCAACAGGAGCAACAGGCCCGACGGGAGCGACAGGAATAACAGGAGCAACAGGCCCAACGGGAGCGACAGGAATAACAGGAGCAACAGGAATAACAGGAGTAACAGGCCCAACGGGAGCGACAGGAGCAACAGGAATAACAGGAGCAACGGGTCCAACGGGAGCGACAGGTTCAACCGGAGTAACGGGAGTAACAGGCTCAACAGGAGCAACGGGAGCAACAGGCACAAGTATAACGGCAACGTACGCATTTGCAAATAATACGTCGGGTACAGCAATATCGGTACTACTAGGTGGAACAAATGTCCCGCTTCCAAACAATCAGAATATCGGTCCGGGTATCACAGTGTCTGCGGGGAACACAGTATTTACGGCTGCAAATGCAGGGAATTATTATATTTCATATTCAATTAATATAACGGCTTCATTATTAGTTAGTTCACGAATTACAATTAATGGGGCACCGCTTGCTGGGACTATTAATACTCCTGCATTAGCAACGACATCATTTAGTGCGACAATTATTACGACTCTTGCGGCGGGGAGTGCAATTAGTTTGCAATTATTTGGTTTGTTAGCTGTTGCAACATTATCAACAACTACTCCAGGAGCAGTGTTAACGATAATAAGATTGAGCTAA
- a CDS encoding YslB family protein, which produces MSKNTIDTTSLEDVSLNAFAYELLREELLPDLIGNDLDGILYWSGRNLARKYPLETIEEVIQFFEKAGWGTLSIVEHKRREMQFQLKGTLIAERQKQKRHSSYQLEAGFIAEQIQKQRNVVAESYEEKKKRSDSITFLVKWDIKDLIEV; this is translated from the coding sequence GTGAGCAAAAATACAATCGATACAACATCTTTAGAAGATGTTTCATTGAACGCCTTCGCTTATGAATTGCTACGTGAAGAATTACTACCTGATTTAATCGGCAACGATTTAGATGGTATTTTATACTGGTCTGGTAGAAACCTTGCAAGAAAATATCCGCTAGAAACAATTGAAGAAGTCATTCAGTTCTTTGAAAAGGCTGGCTGGGGCACTTTAAGCATTGTTGAACATAAGCGTCGTGAAATGCAGTTCCAACTTAAAGGTACACTCATTGCAGAACGTCAAAAACAAAAACGACATTCTTCTTATCAACTAGAAGCCGGATTCATCGCTGAACAAATCCAAAAGCAACGGAACGTCGTTGCAGAGTCATACGAAGAAAAGAAAAAACGTTCTGACTCTATTACATTTCTTGTAAAATGGGATATAAAAGATCTCATTGAAGTGTAA
- a CDS encoding long-chain-fatty-acid--CoA ligase — protein MEKPWLKSYPEEIPSTISYDIQPLHRYVEQMASRYPEKKALHFLGKDITFSDFHDKVKRFANYLQKLGVEKGDRVAIMLPNCPQAVIGYYGTLLAGGIVVQTNPLYTERELEYQLHDSGAKVILCLDLVFPRVTNVQSATKIEHIIVTRIADFLPFPKNLLYPFVQKKQSNLVVKVSESETIHLWNSVEKEVDTDVEVPCDPENDLALLQYTGGTTGFPKGVMLTHKNLVSNTLMGVQWLYNCKEGEEVVLGVLPFFHVYGMTAVMNLSVMQGYKMVLIPKFDMKMVFEAIKKHKVTLFPGAPTIYIALLNSPLLKEYDISSIRACISGSAPLPVEVQEKFETVTGGKLVEGYGLTESSPVTHSNFLWEKRVPGSIGVPWPDTEAIIMSLETGEELPPGEIGEIVVKGPQIMKGYWNKPEETAAVLQDGWLHTGDVGYMDEDGFFYVKDRKKDMIVASGFNVYPREVEEVLYEHEKVQEVVTIGVPDPYRGETVKAFVVLKEGTECSEEELNQFARKYLAAYKVPKVYEFRDELPKTTVGKILRRVLIDEEKRKNEDEQTG, from the coding sequence GTGGAAAAACCATGGTTGAAAAGTTATCCAGAGGAAATTCCTAGTACGATTTCTTATGATATTCAGCCGCTTCATAGATATGTAGAACAGATGGCTTCTCGCTACCCAGAAAAGAAAGCGCTTCACTTTTTAGGGAAGGATATTACGTTTTCGGACTTCCATGATAAGGTAAAGAGGTTTGCAAATTATCTTCAAAAGCTCGGTGTGGAAAAGGGTGATCGAGTTGCTATTATGTTGCCGAATTGTCCGCAAGCTGTAATTGGTTATTACGGTACATTACTTGCGGGAGGTATCGTAGTACAAACAAATCCACTGTATACAGAAAGAGAATTAGAATATCAGCTTCATGACTCGGGAGCAAAAGTAATTCTTTGTCTCGATTTAGTGTTTCCAAGAGTAACGAATGTTCAATCTGCTACAAAAATTGAGCATATTATCGTAACTCGTATTGCGGACTTTTTACCATTCCCTAAAAATCTATTGTATCCATTTGTGCAGAAAAAACAGTCGAATTTAGTTGTGAAAGTATCAGAGAGTGAAACGATTCATCTTTGGAATTCAGTAGAAAAAGAAGTGGATACGGATGTTGAGGTGCCTTGTGATCCTGAAAATGATTTAGCTCTTTTACAGTACACAGGAGGAACAACTGGATTTCCGAAAGGCGTTATGTTAACGCATAAAAACCTCGTCTCTAACACGTTAATGGGAGTTCAATGGTTATATAATTGCAAAGAAGGAGAAGAAGTCGTTCTTGGGGTTCTTCCATTTTTCCACGTGTACGGCATGACGGCTGTTATGAATTTGAGTGTTATGCAAGGATACAAAATGGTCCTTATTCCAAAGTTTGATATGAAAATGGTCTTTGAAGCGATTAAGAAGCATAAAGTGACACTATTTCCAGGGGCACCAACTATTTATATCGCTCTTTTAAATAGCCCACTTTTAAAAGAATACGATATTTCTTCTATTCGTGCTTGTATTAGTGGATCAGCACCACTGCCAGTAGAAGTACAGGAAAAGTTCGAAACAGTTACAGGTGGTAAACTAGTAGAGGGATATGGTTTAACAGAATCCTCTCCGGTTACACATAGTAATTTTTTATGGGAAAAGCGAGTGCCAGGTAGCATTGGAGTTCCGTGGCCAGATACAGAAGCAATCATTATGTCACTTGAAACTGGTGAGGAATTACCGCCAGGAGAAATAGGGGAAATTGTAGTGAAAGGTCCTCAAATTATGAAAGGGTACTGGAATAAGCCAGAGGAAACAGCGGCTGTATTGCAAGATGGCTGGCTCCATACAGGTGATGTTGGCTACATGGATGAGGATGGATTCTTCTATGTAAAAGATCGCAAGAAAGATATGATTGTCGCGAGTGGATTTAATGTGTATCCTCGTGAAGTTGAAGAAGTATTATATGAGCATGAAAAAGTGCAAGAAGTAGTGACAATTGGAGTTCCAGATCCGTACCGAGGAGAGACAGTTAAAGCATTTGTTGTGTTAAAAGAAGGTACGGAGTGCTCTGAGGAAGAATTAAATCAGTTTGCACGTAAATATTTAGCGGCTTATAAAGTGCCGAAAGTATATGAGTTTAGAGATGAATTGCCGAAAACGACAGTAGGGAAAATTTTACGACGTGTTCTAATAGATGAAGAGAAGAGAAAGAATGAGGATGAGCAAACGGGCTAA
- the trxA gene encoding thioredoxin translates to MAIVNANDQSFAAETSEGVVLLDFWAPWCGPCKMIAPVLEEIDAELGEKVKVVKVDVDENQETARQFEVMSIPALFVLKDGKVVDQALGYKPKEALVELVSKHF, encoded by the coding sequence ATGGCAATTGTAAACGCAAATGACCAAAGCTTCGCAGCTGAAACTAGCGAAGGTGTTGTATTATTAGATTTCTGGGCACCTTGGTGTGGACCTTGTAAAATGATCGCTCCTGTATTAGAGGAAATCGATGCAGAACTAGGCGAAAAAGTAAAAGTAGTAAAAGTAGACGTTGATGAAAACCAAGAAACTGCTCGTCAATTCGAAGTAATGAGTATTCCAGCTCTTTTCGTATTAAAAGACGGTAAAGTAGTTGATCAAGCGTTAGGTTACAAACCGAAAGAAGCGTTAGTAGAATTAGTTTCTAAACACTTCTAA
- the etfA gene encoding electron transfer flavoprotein subunit alpha: MARKVLVMGEVRDGSLRNVSFEAVAAAKTIAEGGEVVGLLIGDSVASFANELIHYGADRVVTVENDKLKSYTSDGYAQAFLAVHAEENPEGIVFGHTALGKDLSPKLAAKLEAGLVSDVTALEVEGGNVIFTRPIYSGKAFEKKIVTDGILFATVRPNNIATLEKDESRSGDVSSITVDVKDLRTIIQDVVRKTAEGVDLSEAKVIIAGGRGVKSEEGFKPLKELADVLGGAVGASRGACDAEYCDYSLQIGQTGKVVTPDLYIACGISGAIQHLAGMSNSKIIVAINKDPEASIFKVADYGIVGDLFEVVPLLTEEFKKLKVHS, from the coding sequence ATGGCTCGTAAAGTATTAGTAATGGGTGAAGTTCGTGATGGATCGCTACGTAACGTTTCGTTTGAAGCGGTAGCAGCAGCAAAAACAATTGCAGAAGGCGGTGAAGTAGTAGGTCTTCTAATTGGAGACAGCGTTGCCTCTTTTGCAAATGAATTGATTCATTACGGTGCAGATCGCGTTGTGACAGTTGAAAATGATAAATTAAAATCATATACATCTGATGGTTATGCACAAGCGTTTTTAGCTGTACATGCTGAAGAAAATCCAGAAGGTATTGTCTTTGGACATACAGCACTTGGTAAAGATTTATCACCAAAATTAGCAGCGAAGCTTGAAGCTGGTTTAGTTTCTGACGTAACTGCTTTAGAGGTTGAAGGTGGAAATGTTATCTTCACTCGTCCAATTTACTCTGGTAAAGCATTCGAGAAGAAGATTGTAACAGACGGCATCTTATTTGCGACAGTGCGTCCAAATAACATTGCAACTCTGGAAAAAGATGAGTCTCGCAGCGGTGACGTATCTTCTATTACAGTTGATGTGAAAGATTTACGTACAATCATTCAAGATGTTGTCCGTAAAACGGCAGAAGGTGTTGATCTTTCTGAAGCGAAAGTTATTATCGCTGGCGGACGCGGTGTAAAGAGTGAAGAAGGCTTTAAACCATTAAAAGAGTTAGCTGACGTACTAGGCGGCGCTGTTGGGGCATCTCGTGGTGCTTGTGACGCTGAATACTGTGATTATTCATTACAAATCGGTCAAACTGGTAAAGTTGTTACGCCAGACTTATACATTGCATGTGGTATTTCTGGTGCGATTCAGCATTTAGCAGGTATGTCTAACTCAAAAATCATCGTTGCGATTAATAAAGATCCAGAAGCAAGTATCTTTAAAGTAGCTGACTACGGTATTGTCGGTGACTTATTCGAAGTTGTACCTCTTTTAACAGAAGAGTTTAAAAAGTTAAAAGTACATTCATGA
- the sdhC gene encoding succinate dehydrogenase cytochrome B558 gives MKGREYTFRKWHSLMGVIPVGVFLTQHLIVNNFATRGAEAFNKAAGFMELLPFRYALEIFIIFLPILYHAIYGLYIAFTAKNNAVSYGYFRNWMFVFQRISGIVTLIFISWHVWETRIQAMLGKEVNYDMMADILNNPAMFAFYLVGVVSTIFHFANGLWTFCISWGITVSPRSQRISTYVTLAIFLGLSYVGVSALLAFIDPQLANQ, from the coding sequence ATGAAAGGCCGCGAGTATACGTTTCGTAAGTGGCACTCATTAATGGGGGTCATCCCGGTTGGTGTCTTTTTGACGCAACATTTAATTGTAAACAACTTTGCAACACGAGGAGCAGAGGCTTTTAACAAAGCTGCAGGCTTTATGGAGCTCCTTCCATTCCGGTATGCGCTAGAAATTTTCATCATCTTTTTACCGATACTGTACCATGCTATATATGGCTTATATATTGCATTTACAGCTAAGAACAATGCGGTTTCTTACGGTTATTTCCGTAACTGGATGTTCGTCTTCCAAAGAATTTCAGGTATCGTTACGCTGATCTTCATTTCTTGGCACGTCTGGGAAACTCGTATTCAAGCAATGTTAGGTAAAGAGGTAAACTATGATATGATGGCAGATATTTTAAACAATCCAGCTATGTTTGCATTCTACTTAGTTGGTGTTGTTTCAACAATTTTCCACTTTGCAAATGGACTATGGACATTCTGCATCAGCTGGGGAATTACAGTATCTCCACGTTCACAAAGAATCTCTACTTATGTAACATTAGCTATTTTCTTAGGTTTATCTTATGTAGGTGTGAGTGCATTATTAGCGTTCATCGATCCACAGCTAGCAAACCAGTAA
- a CDS encoding ABC transporter substrate-binding protein, whose product MKKILSIFIVVLLFAVGCGQQKEEKKETKADNKNQAITIKHAEGETKLDKPAKKVVVLEWVYSEDLLALGVQPVGMADIKNYNKWVNTKTKPSKDVVDVGTRQQPNLEEISRLKPDLIITASFRGKAIKNELEQIAPTVMFDPSTSNNDHFAEMTETFKQIAKAVGKEEEGKKVLADMDKAFANAKAKIEKADLKDKNIAMAQAFTAKNVPTFRILTDNSLALQVTKKLGLTNTFEAGKSEPDGFKQTTVESLQSVQDSNFIYIVADEDNIFDTQLKGNPAWEELKFKKENKMYKLKGDTWIFGGPESATSLATQVADVMTAKK is encoded by the coding sequence ATGAAGAAAATTCTCAGTATTTTCATAGTAGTTCTTCTATTCGCTGTTGGATGCGGACAGCAAAAAGAGGAGAAAAAAGAAACAAAAGCGGACAATAAAAATCAAGCTATAACAATTAAACACGCTGAAGGGGAAACGAAGTTAGATAAACCAGCGAAAAAAGTAGTTGTACTTGAGTGGGTATATTCAGAAGACTTATTAGCACTTGGTGTTCAGCCAGTAGGGATGGCAGACATTAAGAATTATAATAAATGGGTAAATACAAAAACAAAACCGAGTAAAGATGTTGTAGATGTAGGGACACGTCAACAACCAAACTTAGAAGAAATTAGCCGTTTAAAACCAGACTTAATTATCACAGCTTCATTCCGTGGTAAAGCAATTAAAAATGAATTAGAGCAAATTGCACCAACAGTTATGTTTGATCCATCAACAAGTAATAACGATCACTTTGCTGAAATGACAGAAACATTTAAACAAATTGCAAAAGCAGTTGGGAAAGAAGAAGAAGGTAAAAAAGTATTAGCTGATATGGATAAAGCATTTGCTAATGCAAAAGCAAAAATTGAGAAAGCAGACTTAAAAGATAAAAACATAGCAATGGCACAAGCATTTACTGCTAAAAACGTACCAACATTCCGTATCCTAACTGACAATTCTTTAGCTTTACAAGTTACAAAAAAATTAGGTTTAACAAATACTTTTGAAGCAGGGAAATCTGAGCCAGATGGTTTCAAACAAACAACTGTAGAATCATTACAAAGTGTACAAGATTCAAACTTCATTTACATTGTAGCGGATGAAGATAACATTTTTGACACGCAACTAAAAGGCAACCCTGCTTGGGAAGAATTAAAGTTCAAAAAAGAAAACAAAATGTATAAATTAAAAGGCGACACTTGGATTTTCGGTGGTCCTGAGTCTGCAACATCTTTAGCAACACAAGTAGCAGATGTCATGACAGCGAAGAAGTGA
- the etfB gene encoding electron transfer flavoprotein subunit beta, with protein sequence MNIYVLMKRTFDTEEKIVIKNGAIYDGEAEFIINPYDEYAIEEAIQVRDAQGGEVTVVTVGGEDSEKELRTALAMGCDKAVLINIEDDVENGDQFTTAKVLAEYLKDKDADLILGGNVAIDGASGQVGPRVAEALNIPYVTTITKLEIDGTNVKIERDVEGDTEVIATSLPVLVTAQQGLNEPRYPSLPGIMKAKKKPLEELELDDLDLEDDDVEAKTKTIEIYLPPKKDAGKVLQGELQDQVKELVSLLHTEAKVI encoded by the coding sequence ATGAACATCTACGTACTCATGAAACGAACATTTGATACAGAAGAAAAAATCGTAATTAAAAACGGTGCAATTTACGATGGCGAAGCGGAATTCATCATCAACCCTTACGATGAATATGCAATTGAAGAAGCAATTCAAGTAAGAGACGCACAAGGTGGAGAAGTTACAGTTGTAACAGTCGGTGGCGAAGATAGTGAGAAAGAACTTCGTACTGCATTAGCAATGGGCTGTGATAAAGCGGTATTAATTAATATTGAAGATGATGTAGAAAATGGTGACCAGTTCACGACAGCAAAAGTGCTTGCTGAATATTTAAAAGATAAAGATGCAGATTTAATTTTAGGCGGAAACGTTGCAATTGATGGTGCATCTGGACAAGTAGGACCACGCGTAGCTGAAGCGTTAAATATTCCGTATGTAACGACAATTACAAAACTTGAAATTGACGGTACAAATGTGAAGATTGAGCGTGATGTTGAAGGGGATACAGAAGTGATTGCAACTTCATTACCAGTTTTAGTAACAGCACAACAAGGTTTAAATGAACCGCGTTATCCATCGCTTCCAGGTATTATGAAAGCGAAGAAAAAGCCACTAGAAGAATTAGAATTAGATGATTTAGATTTAGAAGATGATGATGTGGAAGCAAAGACAAAAACAATTGAAATCTATTTGCCTCCTAAGAAAGATGCAGGAAAAGTGTTACAAGGCGAGCTGCAAGATCAAGTAAAAGAACTTGTATCGTTGCTCCATACAGAAGCGAAAGTAATCTAA
- the uvrC gene encoding excinuclease ABC subunit C has product MHEHLKEKLAILPDQPGCYLMKDKQGTVIYVGKAKVLKNRVRSYFTGSHDGKTLRLVGEIVDFEYIVTSSNLEALILELNLIKKYDPKYNIQLKDDKTYPFIKITAEKQPRLLITRNVKKDKGKYFGPYPNAQSAHETKKLLDRMYPLRKCTNMPDKVCLYYHMGQCLAPCVKEVTEEQNKEIVDEIIKFLNGGHKEVRSELETKMYEASEKLEFERAKELRDQIAHIDAIMEKQKMIMSDLVDRDVFGYAVDKGWMCVQVFFVRKGKLIERDVSMFPIYDEPEEGFLTFIGQFYENSSHFKPKEIVVPGSIDSELVERFLEVEATQPKRGKKKDLVELANKNAKIALEEKFYLIERDEERTIKAVDHLGKQLGIETPYRIEAFDNSNIQGTNPVSAMIAFIDGKPAKKEYRKYKIKTVQGPDDYESMREVVRRRYTRALKENSPLPDLIIIDGGKGHLAAASDILENELGLYIPMAGLVKDDKHKTSHLIIGDPPEPVMLERNSQEFYLLQRIQDEVHRFAITFHRQLHGKSVIQSALDDIPGIGDKRKKVLLKHFGSLKKMKEASIEEFVEAGMPKNVAETIYTYLTDKKTL; this is encoded by the coding sequence GTGCACGAACATTTGAAAGAGAAGTTGGCCATTTTACCAGATCAACCTGGTTGTTATTTGATGAAAGATAAGCAAGGAACGGTTATATATGTCGGAAAGGCAAAAGTGCTTAAAAATCGTGTGCGCTCGTACTTTACTGGTTCACATGATGGGAAAACACTGCGGCTTGTAGGAGAAATTGTTGATTTTGAATATATTGTAACCTCTTCGAATTTAGAAGCGCTTATTTTAGAGTTAAATCTAATTAAAAAATATGATCCGAAATATAATATTCAATTAAAAGATGATAAAACATATCCCTTTATTAAAATTACGGCGGAGAAGCAACCGCGCTTACTCATTACTCGAAACGTAAAAAAGGATAAAGGGAAATATTTTGGTCCTTATCCAAATGCACAATCTGCTCATGAAACGAAAAAACTGCTAGATCGTATGTATCCACTTCGGAAATGCACGAATATGCCAGATAAAGTTTGTTTGTATTATCATATGGGTCAATGTTTAGCACCTTGTGTGAAAGAAGTGACGGAAGAACAAAATAAAGAAATTGTAGATGAAATTATTAAGTTTTTAAATGGTGGACATAAAGAAGTTCGTTCAGAATTAGAAACAAAAATGTATGAGGCCTCAGAGAAACTAGAGTTTGAACGTGCAAAAGAGTTGCGTGATCAAATTGCTCATATTGATGCGATTATGGAAAAACAAAAGATGATTATGAGTGACTTAGTGGATCGTGATGTGTTTGGATATGCAGTGGATAAAGGATGGATGTGTGTTCAAGTTTTCTTTGTTCGAAAAGGAAAGCTAATTGAACGCGATGTTTCTATGTTTCCAATTTACGATGAACCAGAAGAGGGTTTTTTAACTTTTATCGGCCAATTTTATGAAAACAGTAGTCATTTTAAGCCGAAGGAAATTGTCGTTCCAGGAAGTATAGACTCGGAATTAGTAGAGCGGTTTTTAGAAGTAGAAGCAACACAGCCGAAACGTGGTAAGAAAAAAGACCTTGTAGAATTAGCAAATAAAAATGCGAAGATTGCTCTTGAAGAGAAGTTCTACTTAATTGAACGTGATGAAGAACGAACGATTAAAGCGGTAGATCATTTAGGGAAGCAGCTTGGGATTGAAACACCGTATCGTATTGAAGCGTTTGATAACTCAAATATTCAAGGAACAAATCCCGTTTCTGCAATGATTGCTTTTATCGATGGGAAACCGGCGAAGAAAGAGTATCGAAAATATAAAATTAAAACGGTTCAAGGACCAGACGATTATGAGTCTATGAGGGAAGTTGTGAGGCGCCGTTATACAAGGGCGCTTAAAGAAAATTCACCTTTACCTGATTTGATTATTATTGATGGAGGAAAAGGCCATCTAGCGGCTGCAAGTGATATTTTAGAGAATGAGCTCGGATTATATATTCCGATGGCAGGTCTTGTAAAAGATGATAAACATAAAACCTCCCATTTAATTATTGGGGATCCACCGGAACCTGTGATGCTTGAGAGAAATAGCCAAGAATTTTATTTATTGCAGCGTATTCAAGATGAGGTGCATCGATTTGCGATTACATTCCATCGTCAATTACATGGAAAATCTGTCATTCAATCAGCGTTGGATGATATTCCAGGAATCGGTGATAAACGGAAAAAGGTATTGTTAAAACATTTTGGTTCATTAAAGAAGATGAAAGAAGCTTCTATAGAGGAATTTGTCGAAGCGGGTATGCCAAAAAATGTCGCGGAGACGATTTATACGTATTTAACAGATAAGAAGACGTTGTAG
- a CDS encoding enoyl-CoA hydratase, whose amino-acid sequence MLKFLSVRVEDHIAVATLNHAPANAMSSQVMHDVTELIDQVEKDDNIRVVVIHGEGRFFSAGADIKEFTSVTEAKQATELAQLGQVTFERVEKCSKPVIAAIHGAALGGGLEFAMSCHMRFATESAKLGLPELTLGLIPGFAGTQRLPRYVGKAKACEMMLTSTPITGAEALKWGLVNGLFSEESLLDDTLKVAKQIAGKSPATTRAVLELLQTTKSSHYYEGVQRESQIFGEVFTSEDGREGVAAFLEKRKPSFSGR is encoded by the coding sequence ATGTTGAAATTCCTATCTGTAAGAGTTGAAGATCATATCGCGGTGGCGACGTTAAATCACGCACCAGCAAATGCGATGTCTTCACAAGTTATGCATGACGTTACTGAATTAATTGATCAAGTGGAAAAGGATGATAACATTCGTGTTGTTGTTATTCACGGTGAAGGACGTTTCTTCTCAGCGGGAGCAGATATTAAAGAATTTACATCTGTTACTGAAGCGAAGCAAGCAACAGAATTAGCACAGCTTGGACAAGTTACGTTTGAGCGTGTTGAAAAATGTTCAAAACCAGTTATTGCGGCAATTCATGGAGCGGCACTGGGCGGCGGCCTTGAGTTTGCTATGTCTTGCCACATGCGCTTTGCAACTGAAAGTGCAAAACTTGGTTTACCCGAATTAACACTTGGATTAATTCCTGGCTTTGCAGGTACACAGCGCTTACCACGTTATGTTGGGAAAGCGAAAGCTTGTGAAATGATGTTAACAAGTACACCAATTACTGGTGCAGAAGCGTTAAAGTGGGGACTTGTTAACGGATTATTCTCTGAAGAATCACTTTTAGATGATACGCTTAAAGTCGCAAAACAAATTGCTGGAAAAAGTCCAGCAACAACTCGTGCTGTACTAGAATTATTGCAAACGACAAAATCGTCTCATTACTATGAAGGTGTACAACGTGAATCACAGATTTTTGGTGAAGTATTTACGAGTGAAGATGGAAGAGAAGGTGTAGCTGCATTTTTAGAAAAGCGTAAACCTTCATTTAGTGGCAGGTAG